The Thalassoroseus pseudoceratinae genome has a segment encoding these proteins:
- a CDS encoding DUF1588 domain-containing protein, which translates to MPTSQLTSHTMEMPIQRQNSTNAVAVSKPFLKKWLGTCRNLALTTMFVFLALTLNSVGHASETDVVREKGARIWNSSCVDCHGENGEGVGGIYELPLIGDETAGQLAKVISETMPKDDPKACLAEDAQAVAEWMHHTFYSEAARLRNRPPRIELTHLTNNQLRQSLADLFGYSRGSMWRENKHGVNANYFDGSRWKRENLKIERVDPYINFDWGKDSPGEGISSEAFYVNWRTGLKVNETGRYEIVVRSTAAFRMRFGAFDRLFIDNHVQSGDKTEFRKSIFLLAGRVYPVQIELYQRKRKTEQPPVTVSLSWVTPHGTEEVIPNRHLLATSPPPTFALQAKLPPDDRSYGFDRGLNVDRTWDEATTGAAVEFSKIASEELWGEYLKRHRKDGGDDRAKLQAFLTELAELAFRGPLSEREKQFYIADQLNASEDNEIAMKRSLLTILKSPRFLYPDLDRDRTKSRRVANRLALILFDSLPTDRNLLEAAEKGQLESDQQIREMAGRMVRDYRCEGKTRDMLFEWLNLSHLGAIEKNSDQYADFSGELVADLRKSLEATLEDAVLRADGDFRDLFRPEANFTTASIASFYGDAWSLTDESTTIEGDLLGLQPIETLVKIPAKAPFDQGVLSHPYLMSGLAYSDTTSPIHRGVFLMRYMLGRMLQPPQEAFTPFSPDLHPNLTTRERVALQTGGNTCQVCHSKINPLGFTLENFDTVGRFRKQEIDRPIVSTGSYIDRSGQEVSFSGPADLAEYLATSNDAHEAFVSRVFQHFVKQPIAAYGAETQQHLTQKFVDADFNLHQLLVEIAVIATQPPVATLNSRNISSK; encoded by the coding sequence ATGCCCACAAGCCAGTTGACCTCACATACAATGGAAATGCCCATCCAACGCCAAAATTCGACAAACGCAGTCGCCGTTTCCAAACCATTCCTCAAGAAGTGGCTAGGAACGTGTCGCAACCTCGCTTTGACGACGATGTTTGTCTTTCTCGCGTTGACGCTGAACTCTGTGGGACACGCTTCCGAAACGGACGTCGTTCGTGAAAAAGGGGCACGGATTTGGAATTCGTCTTGTGTCGACTGTCACGGTGAAAACGGCGAAGGCGTGGGAGGCATCTATGAGTTGCCTCTCATCGGTGACGAAACGGCTGGTCAACTGGCCAAAGTCATCTCCGAAACGATGCCCAAGGACGATCCGAAAGCGTGTTTAGCCGAAGATGCGCAGGCGGTGGCTGAGTGGATGCACCACACGTTCTACAGCGAAGCGGCTCGTCTGCGAAACCGCCCGCCGCGAATCGAGCTGACGCACCTCACGAACAACCAGCTCAGGCAAAGTCTCGCTGACTTATTTGGTTATTCTCGCGGAAGTATGTGGCGAGAGAACAAGCACGGCGTAAACGCCAATTACTTTGACGGTTCTCGGTGGAAGCGGGAAAATCTGAAAATTGAACGTGTCGATCCCTACATCAATTTTGATTGGGGAAAAGACAGCCCAGGCGAAGGAATTTCGTCCGAAGCGTTCTACGTGAACTGGCGGACAGGACTCAAAGTCAACGAAACCGGTCGCTATGAGATTGTCGTGCGGTCGACGGCAGCATTTCGAATGCGGTTTGGAGCGTTTGATCGGCTGTTCATCGATAATCACGTCCAGTCTGGTGACAAGACGGAGTTTCGCAAATCGATTTTCTTGTTGGCGGGGCGTGTCTACCCTGTGCAGATCGAACTCTACCAACGGAAACGCAAAACCGAACAACCGCCGGTGACTGTCAGCCTGTCCTGGGTGACACCTCATGGTACCGAAGAGGTGATTCCGAATCGACATCTGCTCGCAACATCGCCGCCACCAACATTTGCCCTCCAAGCGAAATTGCCGCCCGATGACAGAAGCTACGGTTTCGATCGCGGGTTGAATGTCGATCGAACCTGGGACGAGGCGACAACGGGAGCGGCAGTCGAGTTCTCGAAGATTGCGAGCGAAGAACTTTGGGGAGAGTACCTGAAGAGACATCGGAAAGACGGCGGAGACGATCGGGCGAAATTGCAAGCGTTTCTCACCGAACTCGCTGAGTTGGCATTTCGGGGACCGCTTTCTGAACGTGAGAAACAGTTCTACATCGCGGACCAACTCAACGCGAGCGAAGACAATGAAATCGCAATGAAGCGGTCATTGCTGACCATTCTGAAATCACCGCGATTCCTGTATCCGGACCTAGATCGAGATCGAACGAAAAGTCGCCGAGTCGCAAATCGCTTGGCTCTGATCTTGTTTGACTCGCTTCCCACCGACCGGAATCTGTTGGAAGCCGCGGAGAAGGGTCAGCTCGAATCGGATCAGCAAATTCGTGAGATGGCCGGGCGAATGGTCCGCGACTATCGCTGCGAAGGGAAAACACGCGACATGCTTTTCGAATGGCTGAACCTGAGCCATCTGGGTGCCATTGAGAAAAACAGCGATCAATATGCCGATTTCTCCGGTGAATTGGTTGCCGACCTTAGAAAGTCCTTAGAGGCCACACTTGAGGACGCCGTTCTCCGAGCCGATGGGGACTTTCGCGACCTATTTCGTCCGGAAGCAAATTTCACAACAGCATCGATTGCTAGCTTCTACGGCGACGCTTGGTCGCTTACCGATGAATCGACGACAATCGAAGGAGATTTGCTCGGTCTTCAACCGATCGAAACGCTGGTAAAGATTCCGGCGAAGGCTCCGTTTGACCAAGGAGTTCTCTCCCACCCATACCTCATGAGTGGCCTCGCCTACTCGGACACGACTTCGCCGATCCATCGGGGCGTCTTCCTGATGCGGTACATGCTCGGTCGGATGTTACAACCGCCACAAGAAGCGTTCACGCCGTTCAGTCCCGATTTGCACCCGAATTTGACGACGCGAGAACGCGTTGCGTTGCAAACAGGCGGTAACACTTGCCAAGTCTGCCATTCGAAAATCAATCCATTGGGCTTTACGCTGGAGAATTTCGACACTGTCGGTCGATTCCGAAAACAGGAAATCGATCGACCAATTGTTTCGACCGGAAGCTACATCGATCGCAGCGGTCAGGAAGTTTCGTTTTCTGGGCCAGCGGATTTGGCAGAATATTTGGCAACCAGCAACGACGCCCACGAAGCTTTTGTGAGTCGCGTATTTCAACATTTCGTAAAACAACCGATTGCTGCCTACGGAGCCGAGACGCAACAACACTTAACCCAAAAATTTGTGGACGCTGATTTTAATCTTCACCAACTCCTCGTCGAGATTGCAGTTATTGCAACACAGCCTCCCGTAGCAACGCTCAACTCTCGAAACATTTCCTCCAAGTAA
- a CDS encoding DUF1552 domain-containing protein has product MTHYETRREFLKKTGLSALGAHLAMGLPSLSQAGVSSQPRKQRLIFVFSPNGVIPQHFWPEKLGADFELKRILKPLEPFRDQTITMHGVCNRIKGDGDGHMRGIGCLLTGIELFPGDIQGGSDTPAGWSMGISVDQFIKNKLQANPETRTRFGSLEFGVMVPDRADTWTRMSYAGPNQPMSPIDDPYQMFDKLYGQQKNRQILASVLDGIQDDYQRLSKMISREDRQLLEQHLEMTRRLEKDLSIELSSDKPRAKESATEVGHAVPTLPPNIEEQNENMPLLSKMQIDLLVNSFAADFARVGTYQITNSVGQPRMKWLGIDEGHHTLSHEPDKNEEAYEKLIKINTWYCEQVAYLAKRLSEVPEPGQDGSMLDHTTIVWTNELGKGNSHTRNNIPFVMVGGGLGWKTGVAHDFKGVTHNRLLMSFCSAMGHPVESFGNPDFCSGGELTGLA; this is encoded by the coding sequence ATGACACACTACGAAACACGACGTGAATTCCTCAAAAAAACCGGATTGAGTGCTTTGGGAGCCCACCTTGCCATGGGACTTCCGAGCCTATCGCAGGCTGGCGTGTCATCTCAGCCGCGAAAGCAGAGGCTGATTTTCGTTTTCAGCCCGAACGGCGTTATTCCTCAGCATTTCTGGCCGGAGAAACTCGGGGCGGATTTCGAGCTGAAGAGAATCCTCAAACCACTCGAACCGTTCCGCGATCAAACCATCACGATGCACGGTGTCTGTAACCGGATCAAAGGTGACGGCGATGGTCACATGCGGGGTATCGGCTGTCTACTGACCGGAATCGAATTGTTTCCCGGCGATATCCAAGGTGGTTCCGATACGCCCGCAGGTTGGTCGATGGGGATTTCGGTCGATCAATTCATCAAGAACAAGCTTCAAGCAAACCCAGAAACCCGGACTCGTTTCGGTTCGCTCGAATTTGGCGTGATGGTGCCCGATCGAGCGGACACTTGGACTCGCATGTCCTATGCGGGCCCAAACCAGCCCATGTCGCCCATCGACGACCCGTATCAGATGTTCGACAAGCTCTACGGACAACAAAAAAACCGTCAGATTCTCGCGAGTGTTTTGGACGGAATCCAGGACGACTACCAACGGTTGTCGAAAATGATCAGCCGTGAAGATCGCCAATTGCTCGAACAACACCTGGAGATGACTCGACGACTGGAAAAAGACTTGTCCATCGAGCTGAGTTCAGACAAACCGCGAGCTAAGGAGTCTGCGACAGAAGTCGGGCATGCGGTTCCGACTTTGCCGCCCAATATCGAAGAGCAGAACGAAAACATGCCGTTGTTGAGCAAGATGCAAATCGATCTTCTCGTCAACAGCTTCGCGGCAGATTTTGCTCGTGTTGGAACCTACCAAATCACCAATAGTGTGGGGCAGCCGCGGATGAAGTGGCTGGGGATCGACGAAGGCCATCATACCTTGTCGCACGAACCAGATAAGAACGAAGAGGCTTACGAGAAACTGATCAAAATCAATACCTGGTATTGCGAGCAAGTCGCCTACCTGGCGAAACGGCTCTCGGAAGTGCCCGAGCCAGGGCAGGATGGATCGATGCTCGATCACACTACCATCGTCTGGACGAACGAGCTTGGCAAAGGAAACTCCCATACCCGCAACAACATTCCCTTCGTGATGGTTGGCGGCGGATTGGGCTGGAAGACGGGCGTTGCCCACGACTTCAAGGGCGTCACCCACAACCGCCTACTGATGAGCTTTTGCTCTGCGATGGGACACCCCGTCGAATCGTTCGGGAACCCTGACTTCTGCTCCGGTGGTGAACTAACAGGACTGGCATAG
- the uvsE gene encoding UV DNA damage repair endonuclease UvsE produces the protein MEMLVPKPGIRLGLCCTFLEEPIKFRNTTVKSIKGMDREPALAKLSNLCISNAEALLASLHFCVENGIGCFRVNSQILPIKTHAECGYDIHDLPDGEEIINRFKHCGEFAKSHGVRTCFHPDQFVVLNSPRPDVVDRSIAELEYQSEVAEWIGADVVNIHGGGAYGNKPESLAQFATSLGRLSERARSRLTVENDDRTFSPSDLLPMCLSEGIPLVYDVHHHRCNRDNLTVEEATAQAIATWNREPMFHLSSPLEGWKGPKPNRHHDYINIVDFPDCWRDVELTIEVEAKAKELAVLKLKKQLADRWFVYILRCADGSLYTGITNDLKRRIEQHNAGTASRYTRSRLPVTRVYQEEQRNQSSALKRELAIKALSRKAKEDLLTSMED, from the coding sequence ATGGAAATGCTAGTTCCCAAACCCGGAATCCGCCTAGGGCTTTGCTGCACGTTTCTTGAGGAGCCGATCAAGTTCCGCAACACAACGGTCAAATCGATCAAAGGTATGGATCGCGAACCCGCATTAGCGAAACTTTCCAACCTATGCATCTCCAACGCTGAGGCATTGCTGGCGTCGCTCCATTTTTGTGTCGAGAACGGCATTGGCTGCTTCAGAGTCAACAGCCAAATACTACCGATCAAGACACACGCCGAATGCGGTTACGACATCCATGACCTACCAGATGGCGAGGAGATTATAAACCGCTTCAAGCACTGCGGCGAATTCGCTAAATCGCATGGTGTGCGAACGTGTTTCCATCCCGATCAATTCGTCGTATTAAATTCTCCACGGCCTGATGTCGTTGATCGCTCGATTGCAGAACTCGAATATCAGTCCGAAGTGGCCGAGTGGATAGGGGCCGACGTCGTAAACATTCATGGCGGCGGGGCGTATGGCAATAAACCTGAATCTCTGGCCCAATTCGCCACCTCTCTTGGTCGGCTGTCCGAAAGAGCGAGAAGCCGATTGACCGTCGAAAACGATGATCGCACCTTCTCCCCATCCGACTTACTTCCCATGTGCCTGTCGGAAGGAATTCCGCTGGTCTACGACGTTCATCACCACCGCTGCAATCGAGACAATCTGACGGTGGAGGAGGCCACGGCACAGGCAATCGCCACATGGAATCGAGAGCCGATGTTTCATCTCTCCAGTCCACTTGAAGGCTGGAAAGGGCCGAAACCAAATCGTCATCACGACTACATCAACATTGTGGACTTTCCTGACTGCTGGCGTGATGTCGAATTGACTATCGAGGTCGAAGCGAAGGCGAAAGAACTGGCGGTATTGAAGCTCAAGAAACAATTAGCGGATCGCTGGTTCGTGTACATCTTACGGTGCGCTGACGGGTCACTTTACACCGGAATCACGAATGATCTGAAACGGCGAATCGAACAACACAACGCCGGAACTGCATCACGCTACACCCGCAGTCGTTTGCCGGTGACTCGCGTGTATCAGGAAGAGCAGAGAAATCAAAGCAGTGCCTTGAAGCGGGAACTGGCAATCAAGGCCCTATCCCGGAAGGCAAAGGAAGATTTGTTAACATCGATGGAAGACTGA
- a CDS encoding DUF4385 domain-containing protein: protein MTHLPFDYELDFDNIDFREQPELYRIGKGEQGVLLVEPYKSEILPHWRFKTEAVAEQSSGVIYQMFLDYLAADDFVGADMARKFLQMGWTRARRYANHKGGRKYDKETGEELPRTNDPEKAAAAQVFYAKYVEAREHKDYLRMKQQHRDRHEQST from the coding sequence ATGACTCACTTACCATTCGACTACGAACTCGATTTCGACAACATTGACTTTCGAGAGCAGCCCGAACTTTACCGAATCGGAAAAGGTGAGCAGGGCGTACTCCTCGTCGAACCCTACAAAAGCGAGATTCTCCCGCATTGGCGATTCAAAACGGAAGCCGTGGCGGAGCAGTCGTCCGGTGTGATCTATCAAATGTTTCTTGACTACTTAGCCGCTGACGATTTTGTCGGCGCAGATATGGCTCGAAAATTTCTGCAAATGGGTTGGACTCGGGCAAGACGCTACGCCAACCATAAAGGCGGTCGAAAATACGACAAGGAAACCGGCGAAGAATTACCAAGAACCAACGATCCAGAAAAAGCGGCGGCAGCGCAAGTGTTCTATGCTAAGTACGTCGAAGCGAGGGAGCACAAAGACTACCTTCGCATGAAACAACAGCACCGAGATCGTCACGAACAGTCAACCTAA
- a CDS encoding PAS domain S-box protein, whose amino-acid sequence MAVESSEQNHFFQSQELMQTALAAARMVAWQWNIADDRITFSENAAEVLRLPDDFSRQRRSQWLALVHPDDVERHRAIVDESVEHGGRYDSHFRLIRPSDGSVLWVEEQGEAQRDDSRKTIRLTGVIRNITERKLAEQELQQERDLLGVTLDSIGDAVITTDAEGRVTLLNPVAETLTGWSRSDALGQPLTAVFSIINAKTRQPVENPVEKVLREGVIVGLANHTVLISRDGSECPIDDSASPIRDDAGTIIGVVLIFRDVTEQRESQRQVRESERRYRLISEAANDAIWDWELVTNQVTWNEGVQTRFGYTAEQVGPEANWWVEHIHPDDRERVVHGIHEAIEGGQERWSAEYRFLRANGDSAFVFDRGRVVHDENGRPIRMVGSMLDLTERMRTEQALRESEERFRAAVSVVSSLIWTNNAEGQMEGEQPGWGNFTGQSEDEYQGYGWANVVHPEDAQPTIEAWNQAVAEKRLFEFEHRVRRRDGQWRECSIRAVPVVNGEGEIREWVGVHTDVTDRKQAEAALRDSEERYRTLFESIDEGFCIVEMMFDDAGQPIDYRFLEINRVFAQNTGLQDAAGKTARELAPELEPHWFEIYGRVATTGEPVRFINESPTLGRWFDVFASRIGEPEARQVAILFSDITERKRAESEQKRLLKEIETERERLIDVFQRAPSFMCVLTGPNHVFERANDRYYQVVGHRKLLGLPAREALPEVEGQGLFELLDGVYQTGEPFVGTDMSVLLQRQPGDPPEERYLDFVYQALRGPDDTVTGILVQGIDLTDRKLAEAALRENEQRFRTLVEQVQDYAIFMTDVDGRATTWNEGVRQVLGFEESEFLGQDIVSTIFTPEDVKAGVPQRELDEAATNGSTGNDRWMQRMDGTRFFANGITSALHDESDRLIGFMKVMRDQTKQRHLEDNLRQVAADLSEANRRKTEFLATLGHELRNPLAPIRTGLEVMKLSMGDPVAMEETRSMMERQTRQMVRLIDDLLDVSRITQGKMTLQTCRVALNDVMQSAVEAARPFIDEANHELTVTMPSQTIHLSADPNRLAQVFSNLLNNATKYTPEGGCLELTAHHQDHQVCVTVKDNGIGIPMELQAGIFEMFSQIDQPLEKGYRGLGIGLTLVKRLVEMHNGRIEIRSAGADQGSEFTVRLPILTDSPAEKPESPVDRSVAEKSKLRVLIVDDNQAAADMLTVVVKMLGNEVQTAYDGSQAVRSAQTFRPHVVLMDIGMPVMNGYEAAQHIRTHEWGSDMILVALTGWGQDEDRQRTENAGFDHHFVKPAEPDSLQKLFAELADRI is encoded by the coding sequence ATGGCGGTCGAGTCTTCGGAACAGAATCACTTTTTCCAAAGCCAAGAACTAATGCAGACGGCTCTGGCTGCCGCTCGGATGGTCGCATGGCAATGGAACATCGCCGACGATCGAATCACGTTCTCGGAAAACGCCGCCGAAGTCCTTCGTCTGCCCGATGATTTTTCTCGACAGCGGCGATCCCAATGGTTGGCTCTTGTTCATCCGGACGATGTCGAGAGGCATCGGGCGATCGTCGACGAAAGTGTCGAGCATGGCGGTAGGTATGACAGCCATTTTCGTCTGATTCGTCCCAGCGATGGGTCGGTTCTGTGGGTCGAGGAGCAGGGGGAAGCTCAGCGTGATGACTCAAGAAAAACCATCCGATTGACCGGCGTGATCCGCAACATCACCGAGCGAAAACTGGCCGAGCAGGAGCTTCAACAAGAACGCGATTTACTGGGCGTGACGTTGGATAGCATCGGCGATGCAGTAATCACCACTGACGCAGAAGGCCGCGTGACTCTGCTCAATCCGGTCGCGGAAACCTTGACCGGCTGGTCTCGCTCAGACGCCTTGGGCCAACCGTTGACCGCTGTGTTTTCGATCATCAACGCGAAAACTCGTCAACCAGTCGAGAATCCCGTGGAGAAAGTTCTGCGGGAAGGTGTAATTGTCGGGCTGGCGAATCACACGGTCTTGATCTCGCGAGACGGCAGTGAATGCCCGATCGACGACAGTGCCTCTCCGATTCGCGACGACGCAGGAACGATTATCGGAGTCGTCCTGATCTTTCGAGACGTGACCGAGCAACGAGAATCGCAACGGCAAGTCCGCGAGAGTGAACGGCGTTATCGACTGATTAGTGAAGCGGCTAACGACGCCATTTGGGATTGGGAATTGGTCACGAACCAAGTGACGTGGAACGAAGGTGTGCAAACCCGCTTTGGCTATACGGCCGAACAAGTCGGTCCGGAAGCGAATTGGTGGGTTGAACACATCCACCCCGACGATCGTGAGCGAGTCGTTCACGGCATTCACGAAGCGATCGAAGGTGGTCAGGAGCGGTGGAGTGCGGAGTACCGTTTTCTGCGAGCGAACGGTGATTCCGCCTTCGTCTTCGATCGCGGTCGAGTTGTGCATGACGAGAACGGTCGGCCGATCCGAATGGTTGGCTCGATGCTCGATCTCACCGAACGCATGCGAACCGAACAAGCCTTGCGCGAGAGTGAAGAACGGTTTCGAGCCGCGGTGAGCGTCGTCAGCAGTTTGATCTGGACCAACAACGCCGAAGGTCAGATGGAAGGCGAGCAACCCGGTTGGGGGAACTTCACCGGGCAAAGTGAAGACGAGTATCAGGGCTACGGCTGGGCGAACGTCGTGCATCCTGAGGATGCCCAGCCAACGATCGAGGCCTGGAATCAAGCGGTCGCTGAGAAACGGTTGTTCGAGTTCGAGCACCGTGTCCGTCGCCGGGACGGCCAATGGCGAGAGTGTTCGATTCGGGCAGTCCCTGTCGTAAACGGTGAGGGCGAAATCCGCGAGTGGGTCGGCGTGCATACCGACGTCACCGATCGCAAACAGGCCGAAGCGGCCTTGCGGGACAGCGAGGAGCGATATCGCACTTTGTTCGAGTCGATCGACGAAGGGTTCTGTATCGTCGAGATGATGTTTGACGACGCCGGTCAGCCGATCGATTACCGGTTCCTCGAAATCAACCGCGTCTTCGCGCAGAACACCGGACTGCAAGATGCAGCCGGTAAGACCGCGCGAGAACTGGCCCCGGAACTGGAACCGCATTGGTTTGAAATCTACGGTCGAGTCGCGACCACCGGCGAGCCAGTCCGTTTCATCAACGAGTCCCCGACGCTTGGACGCTGGTTTGACGTCTTCGCATCTCGGATCGGAGAGCCAGAGGCCCGCCAAGTTGCGATTCTCTTCAGTGATATTACCGAACGCAAACGGGCCGAATCCGAACAAAAACGGTTGCTCAAAGAGATCGAGACCGAACGCGAACGACTAATCGATGTGTTTCAACGGGCTCCGTCGTTCATGTGTGTTTTGACCGGTCCGAACCACGTGTTCGAGCGAGCCAACGATCGATACTACCAAGTTGTCGGGCACCGCAAGCTGCTTGGTCTTCCCGCACGAGAGGCACTTCCTGAAGTCGAAGGTCAAGGATTGTTTGAGTTGCTTGACGGCGTGTACCAGACCGGGGAACCGTTCGTCGGTACCGATATGTCGGTTCTCCTGCAACGACAGCCCGGCGATCCGCCCGAGGAACGGTATCTCGACTTCGTTTACCAAGCTCTGCGTGGCCCTGATGACACAGTCACCGGCATCCTGGTCCAGGGAATCGACTTGACCGATCGTAAGCTCGCTGAGGCGGCGTTGCGAGAGAACGAACAGCGATTTCGCACGTTGGTCGAGCAAGTCCAAGACTACGCGATCTTCATGACCGACGTCGATGGCCGTGCGACGACTTGGAACGAAGGCGTCCGTCAGGTGCTGGGTTTCGAGGAGTCCGAGTTTCTGGGCCAAGACATCGTATCCACCATCTTCACTCCCGAGGATGTGAAGGCTGGCGTTCCTCAACGAGAGTTGGACGAAGCTGCAACTAATGGCAGTACCGGGAACGATCGTTGGATGCAGCGAATGGATGGCACGCGATTCTTCGCCAACGGCATCACCTCGGCCTTACATGACGAATCGGATCGGCTGATTGGTTTCATGAAGGTCATGCGGGACCAGACCAAGCAACGACACCTGGAGGACAATCTTCGACAAGTGGCCGCTGACTTGTCTGAAGCCAATCGGCGGAAGACAGAGTTTTTGGCCACGCTCGGCCACGAACTCCGTAACCCGCTAGCTCCCATTCGCACGGGCTTGGAGGTGATGAAACTGTCAATGGGCGACCCGGTGGCTATGGAAGAGACCCGCAGCATGATGGAGCGACAGACTCGCCAAATGGTGCGACTCATCGACGACCTGTTGGATGTCTCTCGGATCACACAAGGCAAGATGACACTCCAAACTTGCCGGGTGGCCCTCAACGATGTTATGCAGAGTGCAGTGGAAGCCGCTCGTCCCTTCATCGACGAGGCCAACCACGAACTGACCGTGACCATGCCGTCCCAGACGATCCACCTCAGTGCCGACCCCAACCGCCTGGCTCAAGTCTTCTCGAATCTACTCAACAATGCCACCAAGTACACACCAGAGGGTGGTTGCCTCGAACTGACTGCTCATCATCAGGACCACCAGGTGTGTGTCACTGTGAAAGACAACGGCATTGGCATTCCGATGGAGTTGCAAGCCGGCATTTTCGAGATGTTCAGCCAAATCGACCAACCGTTGGAGAAAGGTTATCGGGGGCTTGGCATCGGACTGACATTGGTCAAACGGCTTGTCGAAATGCATAACGGCCGAATCGAAATCCGCAGCGCAGGTGCGGACCAAGGCAGTGAGTTTACGGTGCGACTGCCGATTCTGACGGATTCTCCTGCCGAGAAACCTGAGTCGCCAGTCGATCGCTCTGTTGCCGAGAAGTCGAAACTTCGCGTACTGATCGTCGACGACAACCAAGCAGCCGCAGACATGCTAACGGTGGTTGTCAAGATGCTCGGAAACGAGGTGCAGACGGCTTATGACGGTTCTCAAGCTGTCCGATCGGCACAGACATTCCGCCCGCATGTGGTCTTGATGGATATTGGAATGCCAGTCATGAACGGCTACGAAGCTGCTCAGCACATCCGAACTCATGAGTGGGGCAGCGACATGATTCTGGTCGCGTTGACCGGTTGGGGCCAGGACGAAGATCGACAACGCACCGAAAATGCGGGATTCGACCACCACTTCGTCAAGCCTGCCGAACCGGACTCCCTGCAAAAACTGTTTGCCGAACTGGCCGACCGGATCTGA
- a CDS encoding site-specific integrase produces MPQEKIKLGKPETLPSGKVRWRKSYNKQPWKSSAYDQESRRNRSLAWQEFIEWREKIKAKIEQEQTADVDLQALPKEGFGSLRDIALQNLGLTDFQATEARKNTAESEVYETSKLIDQWLVFRLSDVRSKEITAGTLDNNRNQLQKFADFCPNILHADGMKFLEFRAKLQDQIAEGASEFTARDTLTTTKNFLEWCGDTAKVIEPISNLRKRGTGIRVPKKRIIKIWSDEAVEDLFRVVDGPKRLFYLLMLNSGCYEGDVGTWRHTATDDKGKTFNTFDPEARTIRFKRRKERDEEGVPTVTYRLWDETFELLEKYRSNHPEYLLTSEDNTVLYIEELHNDKTKKNKRKRKNLIGRQFGRYRTKLKKKDFWGTLEDLRKTAITKLDGHDEFARYAQYFAGHSPRTITDQFYRVPSQDRFNAAVAWLGEQFGFPTTAQ; encoded by the coding sequence ATGCCACAGGAAAAGATCAAACTGGGGAAACCGGAAACGTTGCCGAGCGGCAAAGTCAGATGGCGGAAATCGTACAACAAACAACCTTGGAAGTCGTCTGCTTACGATCAGGAGTCACGCCGAAATCGTTCGTTGGCATGGCAGGAGTTCATCGAATGGCGGGAGAAGATCAAAGCCAAGATTGAACAGGAACAAACCGCTGACGTCGATTTGCAAGCTTTGCCGAAAGAAGGTTTCGGGAGCTTGCGGGACATTGCTTTGCAGAATCTCGGTTTGACCGATTTCCAGGCGACCGAAGCTCGAAAGAATACCGCCGAATCCGAAGTCTATGAAACGTCGAAACTCATCGACCAATGGCTTGTATTCCGGCTCTCCGACGTCCGATCGAAAGAAATCACCGCAGGAACGCTCGACAACAACCGAAACCAATTGCAGAAGTTCGCCGATTTCTGCCCGAACATTCTTCACGCCGATGGCATGAAGTTCCTCGAATTCCGAGCCAAGCTCCAAGATCAAATTGCTGAAGGCGCATCGGAGTTTACCGCCCGAGATACGCTTACGACGACGAAGAATTTCCTGGAATGGTGCGGAGACACGGCAAAGGTTATTGAGCCGATTTCGAACTTGCGGAAGCGGGGGACCGGAATCAGAGTTCCGAAGAAACGAATAATCAAAATCTGGAGCGACGAAGCCGTTGAAGACTTATTCCGTGTCGTCGATGGTCCGAAGCGACTCTTCTACTTGCTCATGTTGAATTCAGGATGTTACGAAGGCGACGTTGGAACTTGGCGGCATACTGCAACCGACGACAAAGGGAAAACCTTCAATACCTTCGATCCAGAAGCCAGAACAATCAGGTTCAAACGTCGGAAAGAGCGGGATGAGGAAGGCGTTCCGACCGTCACGTATCGTCTCTGGGACGAGACTTTCGAACTCTTGGAGAAATATAGATCCAATCATCCCGAATATCTTCTGACGTCCGAAGACAACACGGTTTTGTACATTGAAGAACTTCACAACGACAAAACCAAGAAGAACAAACGGAAGCGAAAGAACCTGATCGGTCGGCAATTCGGTCGATATCGCACGAAACTGAAGAAGAAGGATTTTTGGGGAACGCTTGAAGACTTACGAAAGACCGCAATCACCAAGCTTGACGGTCACGACGAATTCGCCCGCTACGCTCAGTATTTCGCAGGTCATTCGCCGAGAACGATCACGGATCAATTTTACCGTGTTCCGAGTCAGGATCGGTTCAACGCCGCTGTCGCTTGGCTCGGCGAACAGTTCGGGTTTCCGACGACTGCACAGTGA
- a CDS encoding plasmid mobilization protein — MRKIVTSFCLSEEELEEIKDEAKTQGLSMSAFIRGLFKMFQAAKAENLEAKNRKR, encoded by the coding sequence ATGAGAAAAATCGTAACATCATTTTGCCTATCGGAAGAAGAATTGGAAGAAATCAAAGACGAAGCCAAGACGCAAGGCTTGTCGATGTCGGCTTTTATTCGTGGATTGTTCAAGATGTTTCAAGCGGCGAAGGCCGAGAATTTGGAAGCAAAGAATCGAAAGCGGTAG